In Rhinolophus ferrumequinum isolate MPI-CBG mRhiFer1 chromosome 18, mRhiFer1_v1.p, whole genome shotgun sequence, a genomic segment contains:
- the DOHH gene encoding deoxyhypusine hydroxylase: MVTEQEVEAIGQTLVDPQQPLQARFRALFTLRGLGGPAAITWISQAFSDDSALLKHELAYCLGQMQDRRAIPVLVDVLRDTCQEPMVRHEAGEALGAIGDPEVLEILKQYSTDPVVEVAETCQLALRRLQWLQQLNGEPAAAGPYLSVDPAPPAEEHDVGRLREALLDEARPLFDRYRAMFALRDAGSEEAALALAEGLRCGSALFRHEIGYVLGQLQHEAAVPQLVAALAQRTENPMVRHECAEALGAIARPACLAALRAHVADPERVVRESCEVALDMYEYETGPAFQYANGLEQLRPSVS; this comes from the exons ATGGTAACGGAGCAGGAGGTGGAGGCCATTGGGCAGACGCTGGTAGACCCCCAGCAACCCCTGCAGGCCCGCTTCCGGGCGCTCTTCACACTTAGAGGGCTCGGCGGCCCAGCCGCCATCACCTGGATCAGCCAGGCCTTCAGTGATGACTCCGCCCTGCTCAAGCACGAGCTGGCCTATTGCCTGGGCCAGATGCAGGATCGCCGGGCCATCCCTGTGCTGGTGGATGTGCTGCGTGACACCTGCCAGGAGCCCATGGTGCGCCATGAGGCAG GGGAGGCCCTGGGGGCTATCGGGGACCCGGAAGTTCTGGAGATCCTGAAGCAGTACTCCACCGACCCTGTCGTGGAG GTGGCTGAGACGTGCCAGCTGGCCCTCCGGCGGCTGCAGTGGCTGCAGCAACTGAATGGGGAGCCGGCCGCAGCCGGGCCCTACCTCTCGGTGGATCCGGCCCCACCAGCCGAGGAGCACGACGTGGGGCGGCTGAGGGAGGCACTGCTGGACGAGGCCCGGCCACTTTTCGACCGATACCGAGCCATGTTCGCCCTGCGTGATGCGGGTAGTGAGGAGGCTGCCCTGGCGCTGGCTGAGG GCCTGCGCTGTGGCAGTGCCCTTTTCCGCCATGAGATCGGCTACGTCCTGGGCCAGCTGCAGCATGAGGCGGCAGTGCCCCAGCTGGTGGCTGCCCTGGCCCAGCGAACCGAGAACCCCATGGTGCGACATGAGTGTGCGGAGGCCCTGGGAGCGATTGCCCGGCCCGCCTGCCTGGCCGCGCTGCGGGCCCATGTGGCCGACCCTGAGCGCGTGGTGCGGGAGAGCTGCGAGGTGGCCTTGGACATGTATGAGTATGAGACGGGGCCGGCCTTCCAGTACGCCAATGGGCTGGAGCAGCTGCGTCCGTCCGTCTCCTAG